One window of the Ammospiza nelsoni isolate bAmmNel1 chromosome 2, bAmmNel1.pri, whole genome shotgun sequence genome contains the following:
- the RRM1 gene encoding ribonucleoside-diphosphate reductase large subunit gives MHVVKRDGRQERVMFDKITSRIQKLCYGLNADFVDPAQITMKVIQGLYSGVTTVELDTLAAETAATLTTKHPDYAILAARIAVSNLHKETKKVFSDVMEDLYTYINPHNGKHSPMISKETLDIVLANKDRLNSAIIYDRDFSYNYFGFKTLERSYLLKINSKVAERPQHMLMRVAVGIHKGDIEAAIETYNLLSERWFTHASPTLFNAGTNRPQLSSCFLLCMKDDSIEGIYDTLKQCALISKSAGGIGLAVSCIRATGSYIAGTNGNSNGLVPMLRVYNNTARYVDQGGNKRPGAFAIYLEPWHLDIFEFLDLKKNTGKEEQRARDLFFALWIPDLFMKRVETNQDWSLMCPNECPGLDDVWGEEFEKLYESYERQGRVRRVVKAQQLWYAIIESQTETGTPYMLYKDSCNRKSNQQNLGTIKCSNLCTEIVEYTSKDEVAVCNLASIALNMYVTPEHTYDFKKLAEVTKVIVRNLNKIIDINYYPVPEAERSNRRHRPIGIGVQGLADAFILMRFPFESAEAQRLNQHIFETIYYGALEASCELAREQGPYDTYQGSPVSKGILQYDMWNVTPSDLWDWKALKEKIAKYGVRNSLLISPMPTASTAQILGNNESIEPYTSNIYTRRVLSGEFQVVNPHLLKDLTERGLWNEEMKNQIIAHNGSIQNIPEIPDDLKQLYKTVWEISQKTILKMAADRGAFIDQSQSLNIHIAEPNYGKLTSMHFYGWKQGLKTGMYYLRTKPAANPIQFTLNKEKLREREKASREEEEKERNKAAMVCSLENREECLMCGS, from the exons ATGCACGTCGTGAAGCGGG ACGGGCGCCAGGAGCGGGTCATGTTTGACAAGATCACCTCGCGCATCCAGAAGCTCTGCTACGGCCTCAACGCCGACTTCGTGGATCCC gctcAGATCACCATGAAGGTGATCCAGGGGCTCTACAGCGGGGTCACCACGGTGGAGCTGGACACTCTGGCCGCAGAGACCGCCGCCACGCTGACCACCAAGCACCCCGACTACGCCATCCTGGCCGCCCGCATCGCCGTCTCCAACCTGCACAAGGAGACCAAGAAAGTCTTCAGTG aTGTGATGGAGGATCTCTACACCTACATCAACCCCCACAATGGGAAGCACTCCCCTATGATCTCCAAAGAGACTCTGGACATAGTTCTGGCCAACAAAGAT CGCCTGAACTCCGCCATCATCTACGACAGAGACTTCTCCTACAACTACTTTGGCTTTAAG ACTCTGGAACGCTCCTACTTGCTGAAAATCAACTCCAAAG ttgCTGAGCGTCCCCAGCACATGCTGATGAGGGTGGCCGTGGGCATCCACAAGGGCGACATCGAGGCGGCCATCGAGACCTACAACCTGCTGTCGGAGCGCTGGTTCACCCACGCCTCGCCCACGCTCTTCAACGCGGGCACCAACCGCCCCCAGCTGTccag CTGCTTCCTGCTGTGCATGAAGGATGACAGCATCGAAGGCATCTACGACACCCTGAAGCAGTGTGCCCTCATCTCCAAGTCTGCTGGGGGCATTGGCCTTGCCGTGAGCTGCATCCGTGCTACAGGCAGCTACATTGCTGGG ACAAACGGGAATTCCAACGGGCTCGTTCCCATGCTGAGGGTGTACAACAACACCGCCCGCTACGTGGATCAAGGTGGAAACAAG AGACCTGGGGCTTTTGCCATCTACCTGGAGCCGTGGCACTTGGACATCTTTGAGTTCCTGGACTTGAAGAAgaacacagggaaagaagagcagCGAGCCAGGGATCTGTTCTTTGCTCTCTGGATCCCTGATCTCTTCATGAAGCGAGTGGAAACCAACCAG GACTGGTCCTTAATGTGCCCAAATGAGTGTCCTGGCCTGGATGATGTCTGGGGAGAGGAATTTGAGAAGCTCTATGAGAG CTACGAGCGGCAGGGCCGCGTGCGCAGGGTGGTGAAGGCCCAGCAGCTCTGGTACGCCATCATCGAGTCCCAGACCGAGACTGGCACCCCCTACATGCTCTACAAGGACTCCTGCAACAGGAAGAGCAACCAGCAGAACCTGGGCACCATCAAGTGCAGCAACCTGTGCACCGAGATCGTGGAGTACACCAGCAAGGACGAG GTGGCCGTGTGTAACCTGGCCTCCATCGCCCTGAACATGTACGTGACCCCTGAGCACACCTACGACTTCAAGAAGCTGGCTGAGGTCACCAAGGTCATAGTCAGAAACCTCAACAAAATCATTGACATCAACTACTACCCTGTGCCAGAG GCGGAGCGCTCCAACCGGCGGCACCGGCCCATTGGCATCGGCGTGCAGGGCCTGGCTGACGCCTTCATCCTGATGCGGTTCCCCTTCGAGAGCGCCGAGGCTCAGCGCCTCAACCAGCACATCTTTGAGACCATCTACTACGGGGCCCTGGAGGCCAGCTGTGAGCTGGCCAGGGAGCAGGGCCCCTACGACACCTACCAGGGCTCGCCAGTCAGCAAGGGG ATCCTTCAGTATGACATGTGGAATGTCACCCCCTCTGACCTCTGGGACTGGAAggctctgaaggagaagatTGCCAA GTACGGTGTCAGGAACAGCCTCCTCATTTCCCCCATGCCCACGGCCTCCACCGCCCAGATCCTGGGCAACAACGAGTCCATCGAGCCCTATACCAGCAACATCTACACACGCAGGGTGCTCTCGGGGGAGTTCCAG gTTGTGAATCCCCACCTGCTGAAGGATCTCACGGAGAGGGGCCTGTGGAACGAGGAGATGAAGAACCAGATCATCGCCCACAACGGCTCCATCCAG AACATCCCTGAGATCCCCGATGACCTGAAGCAGCTCTACAAGACCGTGTGGGAGATCTCCCAAAAAACCATCCTGAAGATGGCTGCAGACAGAGGGGCCTTCATCGACCAGAGCCAGTCCCTGAACATCCACATTGCTGAGCCCAACTACGGGAAGCTCACCAGCATGCACTTCTATGGCTGGAAACAG ggcctgAAGACTGGCATGTACTACCTGAGGACGAAGCCAGCTGCCAACCCCATCCAGTTCACCCTGAACAAGGAGAAGCTGCGCGAGCGGGAGAAGGCgtccagggaggaggaggagaaggagaggaacAAGGCAGCCATGGTGTGCTCCCTGGAGAACAGGGAGGAGTGCCTCATGTGTGGCTCCTAA